DNA sequence from the Paenibacillus azoreducens genome:
CTTTGACGTAAAATGGGATTCCACGCGCTCCGAACTGAACATTCAAAGCCGATAAGCATGATACTGCAAAATATCAACGAATATCCCCGGTACGTTCCCAATTCGTCCGGCATATATTGAAAATGGGTAGTAAGACATGGCAAGCTTTCCGAAATAAATGCAATTTACACTTGACAAGATTCAAAATTAGGATTAAGCTTGCGAAGTAATTTAATAGTCCTCGTTAGGTGAGGCTCCTATATAAACACAGGCCACTGCCCAGAAATATCGAAAGATGCCCATGGGTAGAACAGGGATTGCCGGATTAAGGCTTTTCATAAAGTGGCTAAGAGATGAAAGCATCTCTTTACGTTGTATAGTGCCAAAACTCGACCAGGGGGAAAACGTCAATGTTTTTTGTGTGCGCGTTTATTCGATCCCTCCAGGTCTTTCGGGGGGATTTTTTAGTTGTAATCATAAAGGGGGGAACATGTTCAATGGATAGTGGACCGAGTCATAGTATATTTTCGAAAAATCTGATTCCTGTAACTATACAGAGAGAGCGCCGTATGCTTTCGCTCATGCATGTTCCCCATACTTTCGATTCTAGCCTACCAATCGGGCTGTATTTAAGTATGCTTATTTGACATGCCCGCCCTTTGCCTACGGTTCGGACGAAACGCTCTCTCTGGTTGCGGGGAGAGCGTTTTTTGCGTCCACTTCACTTCACTTTAATGCAAAATGAATCAGGCAGCTATCACAAGTGAAGTTTTGCCGAACCGGGAGGTATTACCCATGATGAAACCTAAAAAAAACATTGAAAAATTCAACAAAGAAATCGCCGAACGTCTGATCCAGGCATCGATCACATTCGAGGAAGATCTGATGGATGATCTGGCCTCAAGCCCGGAAGGACTGAGCGAAACGGAAGCAAAAAAGAGACTGCTCCAGCACGGCAAAAACGAAATCGCCCACGAAAAAACGCCGGCCTGGTATATCCAGCTTCTTTCCAGCTTCAAAAATCCGTTTATTCTTATTTTGCTGTCGCTTGCGGTTTTCTCATATGTCGTCGATCATGATATTGAAGCCGTATCGATTATCTCAACCATGGTTGCCGTCAGCACCATCATCACATTTACGCAAGAGTATCGCTCGGCCCGGACCGCCGAGAAGCTCAAAGCGATGGTCAAAGCAACGGCGACGGTAAGCCGCCGCAATCCCAATGGGATCACGGAAAAAAAGGAAATCGATATGGAACTGCTCGTGCCCGGCGATATCATCCATCTGTCTGCGGGAGACATGGTTCCGGCAGACATGCGCCTCATATCCTCTAAGGATCTTCATGTTGGGGAATCGGCATTAACCGGAGAAGCCATGCCCGTAGAAAAAATGGACACATTGCCGCGCGGGATCCAGCAAATGAGCCGGAGACGTTTGCATACGAAACCTGCCAATGCGCTTGAACTGAGCAACGTATGTTATATGGGAACCAACATCATCAGCGGGTCGGCTACGGGTGTAGCTCTTTCGACCGGAGCAAATACCTACTTCGGATCGATGGCCAGCACGCTCCTCTCCAAACCGCCATTGACCAGCTTCGACAAGGGCGTTAAGAGCATTACGTTTCTGCTGATCCGTTTCATGCTGATCATGGTTCCAATCATCTTCTTGATCAACGGCTTCACCAAGGGGGATTGGTGGGACGCCCTGCTCTTCGGTCTTTCCGTTGCCGTTGGTCTTACGCCGGAAATGCTGCCGGTTATCGTCGCCGGCAATCTCGCCAAAGGCGCAGCCAGCATGGCCCGTGACAAAGTGGTGGTCAAACGTCTTAGCGCCATTCAAAACTTAGGGGCAATGGATATTTTATGTACAGACAAAACCGGAACATTAACACAGGACAAAATCGTGCTGCATAAAAGCTTCGATATTCATGGCCGTGATCATGAACGTGCTTTGACTCTGGCTTATTTGAACAGCTTCTATCAAACAGGACTAAAAAACCTGCTGGATGTCGCCGTTTTGGAACAAGCCGCTTCTTCGGATACGCTGCGCAGGGCCGATAAAAAGTACAGCAAGATCGATGAAATTCCGTTCGATTTCAACCGGCGCCGAATGTCCGTCATCCTGAAGCAGCAGGATGGCTCACATTTGCTTATCTGCAAAGGCG
Encoded proteins:
- the mgtA gene encoding magnesium-translocating P-type ATPase — translated: MMKPKKNIEKFNKEIAERLIQASITFEEDLMDDLASSPEGLSETEAKKRLLQHGKNEIAHEKTPAWYIQLLSSFKNPFILILLSLAVFSYVVDHDIEAVSIISTMVAVSTIITFTQEYRSARTAEKLKAMVKATATVSRRNPNGITEKKEIDMELLVPGDIIHLSAGDMVPADMRLISSKDLHVGESALTGEAMPVEKMDTLPRGIQQMSRRRLHTKPANALELSNVCYMGTNIISGSATGVALSTGANTYFGSMASTLLSKPPLTSFDKGVKSITFLLIRFMLIMVPIIFLINGFTKGDWWDALLFGLSVAVGLTPEMLPVIVAGNLAKGAASMARDKVVVKRLSAIQNLGAMDILCTDKTGTLTQDKIVLHKSFDIHGRDHERALTLAYLNSFYQTGLKNLLDVAVLEQAASSDTLRRADKKYSKIDEIPFDFNRRRMSVILKQQDGSHLLICKGAIEEMISICSHVEDNGQIAPMTSDISEEALGLVNKMNADGLRVIAVAVKQLTDHQDHYGVSDEQDLVLAGYIGFLDPPKDTAKEAIRALKEIGVNVKIITGDNAAVTLKVCRDVGISANQMILGNDIEALSDKQLADAAERFHVFAKVNPMQKARIVRALKSNGHTVGFMGDGINDAISLKEADVGISVDTAVDISKESADIILLEKSLMVLEKGVMEGRKIFGNMIKYIKMTASSNFGNMFSVLVASAFLPFLPMLSIHLLIQNLLYDISQLSIPWDRMDKEYLSTPKKWDARSVRRFMLFIGPISSIFDIATFALMWYIFSANSMDSQGLFQSGWFIEGLLSQTLIVHMIRTEKIPFIQSTASTPVVMLTSLIMAIGICIPFSPLGTSVGLQPLPLAYFPWLIAILLGYCLMTQVVKKLYIRKFGDWL